In a genomic window of Streptomyces roseoviridis:
- a CDS encoding DUF317 domain-containing protein, with protein sequence MTGKQQATWGAAEHAEQHYLVEPRHLAGGGDIRHVTEFLRASGWTDRSATGGPLVFDRSDRKVRAVYDPGSRPGGWQIQGQATATEPSWQVTFTRQTPVEIVAGFTDALTRERSAHAPNPWAPLQQQRWETERSQHFTAVSPDRNTWLQFHQSGPGQAHWWAGARTEHGRTWDAVFSATTPMHLIENFSAALADPQPAMRPRGHVPPSKWIRTTSVSVRPSELGAWQQARITAARAATWARHSWASTRPRTHQPAAIARPYGMAGGAARARR encoded by the coding sequence GTGACCGGCAAGCAGCAAGCAACCTGGGGTGCCGCTGAGCACGCCGAACAGCACTACCTCGTTGAGCCACGGCACCTGGCCGGCGGCGGCGACATCCGGCACGTGACCGAATTCCTGCGCGCCTCCGGCTGGACGGACCGCTCGGCAACCGGCGGGCCGCTCGTCTTCGACCGCTCCGACCGCAAGGTCCGCGCCGTCTACGACCCGGGCAGTCGGCCGGGCGGCTGGCAGATCCAGGGGCAGGCGACCGCAACCGAGCCGAGCTGGCAGGTCACCTTCACCCGGCAGACTCCCGTGGAGATCGTCGCCGGTTTCACCGACGCCCTCACTCGCGAGCGCTCCGCCCATGCCCCCAACCCCTGGGCCCCGCTCCAGCAACAGCGCTGGGAGACCGAGCGCTCCCAGCACTTCACCGCCGTCAGCCCCGACCGCAATACGTGGCTGCAGTTCCATCAGAGCGGACCCGGCCAGGCCCACTGGTGGGCCGGAGCCCGCACCGAGCACGGGCGGACCTGGGACGCCGTCTTCTCGGCCACGACCCCCATGCACCTGATCGAGAACTTCTCCGCAGCTCTCGCCGACCCGCAGCCGGCCATGCGCCCCCGCGGTCACGTGCCGCCCTCGAAGTGGATCCGCACGACCTCCGTGTCCGTACGGCCCTCAGAACTCGGCGCCTGGCAGCAGGCCCGCATCACCGCCGCCCGGGCCGCCACCTGGGCCCGCCACTCCTGGGCCTCCACCCGGCCCCGCACCCACCAACCGGCCGCCATCGCCCGTCCGTACGGCATGGCCGGCGGCGCCGCCCGCGCCCGCCGCTAG
- a CDS encoding DUF317 domain-containing protein, translated as MITWRQLDAFTNEYESKLGSPVSPRYLAGPGDPRHITHALCAAGWSVPCDPLHPVIRMQSPDQQHELVFQPSAQYARQWWTVHSGHGPDRWYATFSGSTPVEIIAGLTDTLLRPEPEKEPREDLAAILTGRSWEHTTDGLGGHRIVSPDRTTVVEQRISPSMGRCGWQIEVARTHRPHAPEGRLWCASLDIRTPAHVLGSVATALSNPAPVPRPRFAIDESPHLTVGREIEISEQIVTAHQERLAAARRHRPAATAVTTTPAPSTPSVTRPPAAADHHLRHKDSL; from the coding sequence GTGATCACCTGGCGTCAGTTGGACGCCTTCACCAACGAATACGAGAGCAAGCTCGGATCGCCGGTCTCCCCGCGCTACCTCGCAGGCCCTGGCGACCCCAGGCACATCACGCACGCCCTGTGCGCCGCCGGGTGGAGCGTGCCCTGTGACCCGCTCCACCCGGTCATCCGCATGCAAAGTCCCGACCAGCAGCACGAGCTGGTCTTCCAGCCCTCCGCCCAGTACGCACGCCAATGGTGGACGGTGCACAGCGGACACGGCCCCGACCGCTGGTACGCCACATTCAGCGGCTCGACACCGGTGGAGATCATCGCAGGACTCACCGACACCCTCCTCCGCCCCGAGCCGGAGAAGGAACCTCGGGAAGACTTGGCGGCCATCCTCACGGGACGCAGCTGGGAGCACACCACCGATGGGCTCGGCGGCCACCGGATCGTGTCGCCCGACCGCACCACGGTCGTCGAGCAGCGAATCTCGCCCTCCATGGGCCGCTGCGGCTGGCAGATCGAGGTGGCTCGCACCCACAGACCGCACGCACCTGAGGGGCGGTTGTGGTGCGCCTCTCTGGACATCCGAACCCCCGCCCATGTGCTCGGCTCCGTCGCCACCGCCCTGTCCAATCCGGCACCAGTGCCGCGCCCTCGCTTCGCCATCGACGAAAGTCCCCACCTCACCGTGGGCCGGGAGATCGAAATCAGCGAACAGATCGTGACCGCACACCAGGAGCGTCTCGCAGCGGCCCGCCGACACCGCCCTGCCGCGACAGCGGTCACGACGACACCGGCACCGAGCACCCCCTCCGTCACACGTCCGCCCGCAGCCGCTGACCACCACCTCCGACACAAGGATTCACTCTGA
- a CDS encoding DUF317 domain-containing protein — protein sequence MSIKVEQALISPRYLAGPGDPAWVTAALHEGAGWSHGHDPLMPRVVLTSPNQKSTLRLEPDLNEPWWHLSHHDGRTGSVWNASFGGGTPVELIAAVTDALTDPDYHARKVADPYQSLRRARWDAAPNGQFSSPDGRVTGERFNFSGSHSWRITATLDEDDPVWHAWFSAGTPPVLVAAFMQALADPEPVRRSHEQTIGFPRRRITLRWQEWPAERVARALPERIEHLAARRLNTPPPTLPTPPPAPRRTR from the coding sequence ATGAGCATCAAGGTCGAACAGGCGCTCATCTCGCCCCGGTACCTCGCCGGCCCCGGCGACCCGGCCTGGGTCACCGCCGCCCTGCACGAAGGGGCCGGCTGGAGTCACGGCCATGACCCGCTGATGCCCCGGGTCGTCCTGACCAGCCCTAACCAGAAGTCGACGCTCCGCCTCGAGCCGGACCTGAACGAGCCCTGGTGGCACCTTTCCCACCACGACGGTCGCACCGGATCTGTCTGGAACGCCTCCTTCGGCGGCGGAACGCCCGTCGAGTTGATCGCCGCCGTCACCGACGCCCTTACCGACCCCGACTACCACGCACGCAAGGTAGCGGACCCCTACCAGTCACTGCGACGGGCACGGTGGGACGCCGCCCCCAACGGCCAGTTCAGCTCGCCGGACGGCCGCGTGACGGGCGAGCGCTTCAACTTCTCCGGCAGCCACAGCTGGCGCATCACGGCCACCCTCGACGAGGACGATCCGGTGTGGCACGCGTGGTTCAGCGCCGGCACGCCTCCGGTCCTCGTGGCCGCGTTCATGCAGGCACTCGCCGATCCGGAGCCGGTCCGCCGCTCCCACGAGCAGACCATCGGTTTCCCCCGCCGCCGGATCACCTTGCGCTGGCAGGAGTGGCCGGCCGAGAGAGTCGCCCGGGCGCTGCCTGAACGGATTGAGCACCTCGCCGCCCGCCGCCTCAACACTCCACCGCCGACGCTCCCGACTCCGCCGCCGGCGCCCCGACGCACCCGCTGA
- a CDS encoding type IV secretory system conjugative DNA transfer family protein has product MSPAPSSSSDGYDIALKILLGALAVGLPLASIAWLGGNLTAWATGTGPWVPYRPGDALLRPEQLWPQAGEASLLITTRIVPVVLTLLLAAGAGALWLRYTNRAGGRKKRVDGMAKARDIKPLLAKAIETKARSLRPSLKNAKHIEPRDTGILLGNLQGTRHEVRMGFEDVAVAIMAPRSGKTTSLAIPSILAAPGPVLLTSNKAAGDAYTATYDARSLVGRVWSMDPQQIAHASREMWWNPLTDAKTLDGAGRLAGHFLAASVDANQQGDFWSKAGSNILAQLFLAAALDERPITDVMQWLAFPADRTPLDILRDHKFTAVASQLKGTVEGPPETRDGIYETARQYAAALLNSEIAAWVTPQKDVPEFRPADFVTSSDSLFLLSKDGGGGASALIAACADSVMRAATAQAERAGGRLDPPMLAILDEAANVCKISDLPDLYSHLGSRGIIPITILQSYRQGQKVWGDAGMDAMWSAATVKVIGSGIDDPDFADKLSRMIGDHDVETTSTSVSDSGKSTSISMRQERILPADAIRALPKGSALCLATGMRVAMLDLRPWYAEHGADELAAASARASKAITARAVAKQAPEQADFDQAA; this is encoded by the coding sequence TTGTCGCCTGCTCCTTCCTCCAGTTCCGACGGCTACGACATAGCCCTGAAGATTCTCCTCGGCGCTCTCGCCGTCGGCCTTCCCCTCGCTTCGATCGCCTGGTTGGGCGGCAACCTCACGGCCTGGGCGACCGGCACCGGCCCCTGGGTGCCGTACCGGCCAGGGGACGCGCTCCTCCGCCCAGAGCAGCTCTGGCCGCAGGCCGGAGAAGCGTCCCTGCTCATCACCACCCGGATCGTCCCTGTCGTGCTGACGCTGCTCCTGGCCGCCGGTGCCGGAGCCCTGTGGCTCCGGTACACGAACCGGGCCGGCGGCCGGAAGAAGAGGGTCGACGGGATGGCCAAGGCTCGCGACATCAAGCCGCTGCTCGCCAAGGCCATCGAGACCAAGGCCCGCTCACTGCGGCCGAGCCTGAAGAACGCCAAGCACATCGAGCCGCGCGACACCGGCATCCTTCTCGGCAACCTGCAAGGGACGCGGCACGAGGTGCGCATGGGCTTCGAGGACGTCGCCGTGGCGATCATGGCCCCGAGGTCCGGCAAGACGACCTCCCTCGCAATCCCGTCCATCCTCGCCGCACCCGGGCCTGTGCTGCTGACCTCGAACAAGGCTGCCGGCGACGCCTACACGGCCACCTACGACGCCCGCAGTCTGGTGGGACGGGTGTGGTCGATGGACCCACAGCAGATCGCCCACGCCTCCCGCGAGATGTGGTGGAACCCGCTCACCGACGCCAAGACCCTCGACGGCGCGGGGCGACTCGCCGGGCACTTCCTCGCCGCCTCCGTCGATGCGAACCAGCAGGGCGACTTCTGGTCCAAGGCCGGCAGCAACATCCTCGCCCAGTTGTTCCTGGCCGCGGCGCTTGACGAGCGGCCGATCACCGACGTGATGCAGTGGCTGGCCTTCCCCGCTGACCGAACCCCGCTGGACATCCTGCGTGATCACAAGTTCACCGCCGTCGCCTCCCAGCTCAAGGGCACCGTCGAAGGCCCGCCCGAGACACGCGACGGTATCTACGAGACCGCCCGCCAGTATGCCGCCGCCCTGCTCAACAGCGAGATCGCCGCCTGGGTCACCCCGCAGAAGGACGTCCCCGAGTTCCGCCCGGCCGACTTCGTGACCTCCAGCGACTCGCTGTTCCTGCTGTCGAAGGACGGGGGCGGCGGCGCCTCGGCGCTGATCGCGGCGTGCGCGGACTCCGTGATGCGGGCCGCGACCGCCCAGGCCGAGCGCGCCGGCGGCCGACTGGACCCGCCGATGCTCGCGATCCTCGACGAGGCCGCCAACGTGTGCAAGATCAGCGACCTGCCGGACCTGTACTCCCACCTGGGCTCGCGCGGCATCATCCCGATCACCATCCTGCAGTCCTACCGTCAGGGCCAGAAGGTCTGGGGCGACGCCGGGATGGACGCGATGTGGTCCGCGGCCACCGTCAAGGTCATCGGCTCCGGCATCGACGACCCCGACTTCGCCGACAAGCTCTCCCGGATGATCGGCGACCACGACGTCGAGACCACCTCCACCTCCGTCTCCGACTCCGGCAAGTCGACCTCGATCAGCATGCGGCAGGAACGGATCCTGCCCGCCGACGCGATCCGCGCCCTCCCCAAGGGCTCCGCCCTGTGCCTGGCCACCGGCATGCGAGTCGCGATGCTCGACCTGCGCCCCTGGTACGCCGAGCACGGCGCCGACGAACTCGCCGCCGCCTCTGCCCGCGCCTCGAAGGCCATCACGGCCCGCGCCGTCGCCAAACAGGCTCCGGAGCAGGCCGACTTCGACCAGGCCGCGTAG
- a CDS encoding SH3 domain-containing protein, producing MRIPRTVLCAAALATLAVPATASASAATTAPAALPLVRDCDRPGPWTVGTNAVNIRKSPTTRSSIVGVLYRSHRFTVHSSRGGWHYITDRTTGVKGWVSGSYVYRDAYMCLD from the coding sequence ATGCGTATCCCCCGCACCGTCCTGTGCGCCGCCGCCCTGGCAACCCTCGCCGTTCCGGCAACCGCCTCCGCCTCGGCCGCGACCACCGCGCCCGCCGCCCTCCCGCTGGTGCGGGACTGCGACCGGCCCGGGCCGTGGACCGTCGGCACCAACGCCGTCAATATCCGCAAGAGCCCCACGACCCGCTCCTCCATCGTCGGCGTCCTCTACCGCAGCCACCGGTTCACCGTGCACTCCTCTCGCGGCGGCTGGCACTACATCACGGACCGTACGACGGGCGTGAAGGGCTGGGTCTCCGGCAGCTACGTCTACCGCGACGCGTACATGTGCCTCGACTGA
- a CDS encoding DNA cytosine methyltransferase, whose translation MVLDLFAGPGGWSHPLHLLGIRDVGLEWDEWACRTRAAAGLLTIRTDVAMYPCQMFAGRTRGFIASPPCQAWSMAGKRLGLVDRPLVHQAVADLASGRDTRERLLAACRDERSLLAAEPMRYLHALNGVGEPEWVAMEEVPDVLPLWRQYAAILRGWGFSAWTGILNAADYGVPQTRKRAILLASRVRTAEPPPPTHARLAEPESLFGPGRAQWVSMAEALGWGATDRPVPTICAGGGPGGGPEPFPSGARKTLSDARDRGTWAPMVGDLVLASRREGPGWGTRHGIRDDRSAEAPAPTFTAEAHRWSWSLRSNNQTNATVRGLDEPAGTLFFGHRANECTWVAEPSPDAPPGNGIEPPPPIRITAAEAGILQSFPAGYPWQGNKGQRFSQIGNAVPPRLAAHLLAPHIGVPFNPDDFTLAA comes from the coding sequence CTGGTTCTGGACCTGTTCGCGGGCCCGGGCGGATGGAGCCACCCGCTGCACCTGCTCGGGATCCGTGATGTCGGTCTGGAGTGGGATGAGTGGGCGTGCCGAACGAGGGCGGCGGCGGGGCTGCTGACGATCCGTACCGACGTCGCGATGTACCCGTGCCAGATGTTCGCCGGCCGGACGCGCGGGTTCATCGCGTCGCCTCCTTGCCAGGCGTGGTCCATGGCGGGCAAGCGCCTGGGGCTGGTGGACCGGCCGCTGGTGCACCAGGCGGTCGCCGATCTCGCCTCCGGTCGCGACACCCGGGAGAGGCTGCTGGCTGCCTGCCGGGACGAGCGGTCCCTGCTCGCGGCGGAGCCGATGCGCTACCTGCATGCCCTGAACGGGGTCGGCGAGCCGGAGTGGGTGGCCATGGAGGAGGTCCCCGATGTTCTGCCGCTGTGGCGCCAGTACGCGGCGATCCTGCGCGGCTGGGGGTTCTCCGCTTGGACGGGGATCCTGAACGCGGCCGACTATGGCGTCCCGCAGACGAGGAAGCGGGCGATCCTGCTCGCCTCCCGCGTCCGTACGGCCGAACCACCGCCGCCCACACACGCCCGCCTCGCCGAGCCCGAGTCGCTGTTCGGGCCGGGCCGCGCGCAGTGGGTGTCCATGGCCGAGGCCCTCGGCTGGGGTGCGACCGACCGTCCCGTCCCGACCATCTGCGCCGGCGGGGGCCCGGGCGGCGGTCCCGAACCCTTCCCCTCCGGAGCCCGCAAGACGCTCTCCGACGCCCGCGACCGAGGCACGTGGGCGCCGATGGTCGGCGATCTGGTGCTGGCGTCCCGCCGGGAAGGGCCCGGCTGGGGCACCCGGCACGGCATACGCGACGACCGCTCCGCCGAAGCGCCCGCGCCGACCTTCACCGCCGAAGCGCACCGCTGGTCGTGGTCGCTGCGCAGCAACAACCAAACCAACGCCACGGTCAGGGGCCTCGATGAGCCGGCCGGGACCCTGTTCTTCGGGCACCGCGCAAACGAGTGCACCTGGGTCGCCGAGCCATCGCCGGACGCCCCTCCCGGGAACGGGATCGAACCACCGCCACCGATCCGGATAACGGCCGCCGAGGCCGGCATCCTGCAGAGCTTCCCCGCCGGCTACCCGTGGCAAGGCAACAAGGGCCAGCGGTTCTCCCAGATCGGCAACGCCGTCCCCCCGAGGCTCGCCGCCCACCTCCTCGCCCCGCACATCGGCGTCCCGTTCAACCCCGACGACTTCACCCTGGCCGCCTGA
- a CDS encoding DnaB-like helicase N-terminal domain-containing protein has protein sequence MPRTPDRDDETPYEPVERPPTHYAEQALLGAVLLNPNVLADLTGVEPVAFDNSFHAAVFAAMQSSPAPDDQTAEAGVDWLNTVLAKAQSDTPGLTASFMHTLISACPRPSHASAYAAIIRSEHARRTIRLHAEQLAQAAADTTVPDRPGHALTAANALVRHLDELAGCFPSHSAPLPRTPPPPPPPPVDTEEALEAEQCLLASAVSWPAYVKEMRWLTADDFFHPVHAGLWECVTALAHRGEPVDPVTVLWEAQHRGVLAAGITSADTLALLSTPVGSAEYWGERLVERTLLIRAQHAAVRVTAYADDPTNSVHQLVTGSRRALADLHAVRNRWQRATRSPKAPTAEAETTIPSRAGPRSLLTTPTTTSARVVPARPTAGRAP, from the coding sequence ATGCCCCGCACCCCCGACCGTGACGACGAGACCCCGTACGAACCGGTGGAGCGCCCGCCGACGCACTACGCCGAGCAGGCTCTCCTCGGAGCCGTCCTGCTCAACCCCAACGTCCTCGCGGACCTCACGGGCGTCGAACCCGTGGCCTTCGACAACTCCTTCCACGCCGCCGTCTTCGCCGCGATGCAGTCCTCTCCCGCCCCGGACGACCAGACCGCCGAAGCAGGCGTGGACTGGCTGAACACCGTCCTGGCCAAGGCCCAGTCGGACACACCAGGACTGACGGCGTCGTTCATGCACACCCTGATCTCCGCCTGCCCCCGGCCGAGCCACGCGTCCGCGTACGCGGCGATCATCCGGTCCGAGCACGCCCGGCGCACCATCCGCCTTCACGCCGAGCAGCTGGCCCAGGCCGCCGCTGACACCACCGTGCCCGACCGCCCCGGACACGCCCTCACCGCCGCCAACGCACTCGTCCGGCACCTCGACGAACTCGCCGGCTGCTTCCCTTCCCACTCCGCCCCCCTGCCGCGCACACCCCCGCCTCCTCCCCCGCCGCCGGTGGACACGGAGGAGGCTCTGGAGGCCGAGCAGTGTCTGCTCGCGAGCGCCGTGTCGTGGCCCGCGTACGTGAAGGAGATGCGATGGCTCACCGCCGACGACTTCTTCCACCCCGTCCACGCCGGGCTGTGGGAATGCGTGACCGCGCTGGCCCACCGCGGGGAACCCGTGGATCCGGTCACCGTGCTTTGGGAGGCCCAACACCGCGGCGTCCTCGCCGCCGGCATCACCTCGGCCGACACGCTCGCCCTGCTGTCGACGCCCGTCGGCTCCGCTGAGTACTGGGGCGAGCGCCTCGTCGAACGCACCCTGCTCATTCGGGCCCAACACGCGGCCGTCCGGGTCACCGCCTACGCCGACGACCCCACCAACAGCGTGCACCAGCTGGTCACCGGCAGCCGACGCGCCCTCGCCGACCTGCACGCCGTTCGCAACCGCTGGCAGCGAGCCACCCGCTCGCCCAAGGCCCCAACCGCCGAGGCCGAGACCACGATCCCCTCGCGAGCCGGCCCCCGCAGCCTCCTCACCACCCCCACCACGACTTCCGCCCGAGTCGTTCCCGCCAGGCCCACCGCGGGCCGGGCCCCGTAG
- a CDS encoding DUF317 domain-containing protein, which produces MPYAPADAHIHFALHPDHHSGVIATTSGPTADAARSHLQDLGWRSTSPTTMVLARIDREEPYYAATAAEQLHRYGFTVDIAPDLQEEIDTEWTWGNYPFPWCTREEVREVSAEAQRIHDDIAEGRLFIHLHAEDGHTTVAVGSYATGVRRHVRLHGENHLRQVVARFDHEAEAVADFQRLYSVAVRPGPAPLTDLERTVRQVLRGQRPAGHSADSIATAPAAPPVAALGEHEQFLTSFLEGNPRWEKYRTWRDETTIVSHESLTVRAEFDHEARHRTDTAWSMAEYNGPVGERLWHATLTAGTPIPLIRGLLEHLDTPSPARAGEPHEPLRDAGWHPASHPAWTTWRAPNRTIALDHVPHATDDRWVLYGGEDLDRAAWAIRLSAGVGHDVLTQLAGTAAALAEPPPAPARRATLVSQLPATAPQPRGRVR; this is translated from the coding sequence ATGCCGTACGCCCCCGCCGACGCCCACATCCACTTCGCCCTCCACCCAGACCATCACTCCGGCGTGATCGCCACCACCAGCGGCCCGACAGCCGACGCCGCCCGCTCCCACCTGCAAGACCTCGGCTGGCGCAGCACCAGCCCGACCACCATGGTCCTGGCCCGCATCGACCGGGAGGAGCCCTACTACGCCGCAACGGCGGCCGAACAGCTCCACCGCTACGGGTTCACCGTCGACATCGCCCCCGACCTCCAGGAGGAGATCGACACCGAGTGGACCTGGGGGAACTACCCCTTCCCCTGGTGCACCAGAGAGGAAGTGCGCGAGGTCAGCGCCGAGGCCCAGCGCATTCACGACGACATTGCCGAGGGTCGCCTGTTCATCCATCTACACGCCGAGGACGGGCACACCACCGTCGCCGTCGGCAGCTACGCCACAGGCGTGCGCCGGCACGTCCGCCTCCACGGCGAGAACCACCTCCGCCAGGTCGTCGCCCGCTTCGACCACGAAGCGGAAGCCGTCGCCGACTTCCAGCGCCTCTACAGCGTTGCCGTCCGCCCCGGCCCCGCCCCGCTCACCGACCTGGAGAGGACCGTACGCCAGGTGCTACGCGGGCAGAGGCCAGCGGGGCACTCCGCCGACAGCATCGCCACGGCGCCGGCAGCGCCGCCTGTCGCCGCCCTCGGAGAGCACGAGCAGTTCCTCACGTCCTTCCTCGAAGGCAACCCCCGGTGGGAGAAGTACCGGACTTGGAGAGACGAGACGACCATCGTCTCGCACGAGAGCCTTACCGTCCGGGCGGAGTTCGACCACGAAGCGCGCCACCGCACCGACACCGCCTGGAGCATGGCCGAGTACAACGGGCCCGTAGGCGAGCGCCTCTGGCACGCCACTCTCACTGCGGGCACCCCCATCCCGCTCATTAGGGGACTGCTCGAACACCTCGACACCCCATCCCCTGCGCGCGCTGGGGAGCCTCACGAACCGCTGCGGGACGCCGGCTGGCATCCGGCGAGCCACCCGGCCTGGACGACTTGGCGCGCACCGAACCGCACCATCGCCCTCGACCACGTCCCTCACGCCACGGATGACCGATGGGTCCTGTACGGAGGGGAAGACCTCGACCGGGCGGCGTGGGCCATCCGGCTGTCCGCCGGCGTCGGTCACGACGTCCTCACCCAGCTCGCCGGCACCGCCGCCGCGCTCGCCGAGCCCCCACCCGCCCCAGCACGCCGAGCCACCCTGGTTTCCCAGCTGCCCGCCACGGCTCCTCAGCCTCGTGGTCGCGTCCGCTGA